The following proteins are co-located in the Oncorhynchus clarkii lewisi isolate Uvic-CL-2024 chromosome 30, UVic_Ocla_1.0, whole genome shotgun sequence genome:
- the LOC139390191 gene encoding phosphatidylinositol-3,5-bisphosphate 3-phosphatase MTMR3-like isoform X5, producing the protein MECIQANQIFPRKPPVLEEESLQVPFPELHGEFTEYVGRAEDAIIAMSRYRLHIKFKESIVNSESCEVSVPLQLIETVECRDMFQLHVTCKDCKVVRCQFSTLEQCQVWLKRLSAAVRPPSLLEDLFSFAFHAWCVGVYAGEKEQQGELCRPGEHVTSWFKNEVERMGFDTQNAWRISDINSKFRLCSSYPQQLLVPAWITDKELENVAAFRSWKRFPAVVFRHQSTGAVIARCGQPEVSWWGWRNADDEHLVQSIAKACAVDGSSRKHLAIGSYTNGTNEINGTNDLVDTDFESSLTNSSEVETLAIQPQKLLILDARSYAAAVANRAKGGGCECPEYYPNCEVVFMGMANIHSIRKSFQSLRFLCTQMPDPANWLSALESTKWLQHLSLLLKAALLVVNAVDRDHRPVLVHCSDGWDRTPQIAALSKLLLDPYYRTIEGFQVLVETEWLDFGHKFADRCGHGENSEDLNERCPVFLQWLDCVHQLQRQFPCSFEFNEAFLVKMVQHSYSCLFGTFLCNSGKEREDRRVRERTCSVWSLLRPANRVLRNMLYSSHSETVLHPVCHVRNLLLWTAVYLPSSSPTTPSDESCAPYPVPGANTEDTPLGRRPKTRSFDNLPSACELGSSLAPNRRSSDPSLNEKWQDHRRSLELNIAVGPDAGGAQEQDGRANGQPVAAGPQAGMDDSELEDSPEGQQTELRDGASKGSVAAGEAIELSIELAVAEGQMENILQEATKEEAGAEAQREVNATAAVARSPIDANGTETEKEVKASDVETDKQANANGAETTITNGHHPGNGTDEPEEESGVSPASPPLPTDVSTDVPEEQEALERQESEELVEQVLENCTAQEEPEHNPTPSTAQPAPAAPRTFTNGFGERTPEEPETAVYLLPLEPESSRHHSEALVQADQRSSLMESSTETLTEEACSRPEAPVQAPICPGPQPRTEGRSQLSCLRRVNGEAEPEQGASRTLNGGHKRPSVSAFQSLSAEPSREGLCNGESSEGEPCGGPHWAKVNGERAQLSRQVSLASCSSLTLHRRGSCSQHRCLHTLLGRRAATPSPEQPARSHLDDDGLTLHMDTIQQRLRQIEAGHQMEVDMLKKQVQELWSRLESHHHAASLRINGDIGDEVTSMTDSECNLDANCLSRCSTELFSEASWEQVDKNDTEVTRWYPDHLAAQCYGCESRFWLATRKHHCSDREHVQEAWNCGNVFCASCCDQKIPVPSQQLFEPTRVCKTCYGSLQINTTPNPMELEEPITASSN; encoded by the exons ATGGAATGTATCCAGGCCAATCAGATCTTCCCCAGGAAGCCCCCAGTCCTGGAGGAGGAGAGCCTGCAG GTGCCCTTTCCCGAGCTGCATGGCGAGTTCACAGAGTACGTGGGTAGAGCGGAGGATGCCATCATCGCCATGTCCAGATACCGCCTCCACATCAAATTCAAAGAGTCCATCGTCAAC AGTGAGAGTTGTGAGGTGTCA GTCCCTCTGCAGCTCATAGAGACTGTGGAGTGTCGTGACATGTTTCAGCTCCATGTCACCTGCAAGGACTGTAAGGTCGTCAG GTGTCAGTTCTCTACATTGGAGCAGTGTCAGGTGTGGCTGAAGCGGCTGAGTGCTGCGGTCCGGCCCCCGTCTCTCCTGGAGGACCTCTTCTCCTTCGCCTTCCATGCCTGGTGTGTGGGCGTGTACGCCGGGGAGAAGGAGCAGCAGGGGGAGCTGTGCAGGCCAG GAGAGCATGTGACCTCCTGGTTCAAGAACGAGGTGGAGAGGATGGGCTTTGACACTCAAAACGCCTGGAGGATATCTGACATCAACAGCAAGTTCAG GCTATGCTCTAGCTATCCGCAGCAGCTCCTGGTGCCAGCCTGGATCACAGACAAGGAGCTGGAGAATGTGGCAGCCTTCCGCTCCTGGAAGAGATTCCCGGCTGTGGTGTTCAG gcACCAGAGCACGGGGGCTGTGATCGCCCGCTGCGGCCAGCCGGAGGTCAGCTGGTGGGGCTGGAGGAATGCAGACGACGAGCACCTGGTCCAGTCCATCGCCAAGGCCTGTGCTGTAGATGGCAGCTCCCGTAAACACCTGGCCATCGGATCCTACACCAACGGAACCAATGAAATCAACGGCACCAATGACCTCGTCGACACAGACTTCG AATCGTCCCTGACGAACAGCTCGGAGGTGGAGACGCTGGCCATCCAGCCACAAAAGCTGTTGATCCTGGATGCCAGGTCCTATGCAGCGGCTGTTGCCAACAGAGCCAAGGGAGGGGGCTGTGAATGCCCAG AGTACTACCCCAACTGTGAGGTGGTGTTCATGGGCATGGCCAACATCCACTCTATCCGCAAGAGTTTCCAGTCCCTGCGCTTCCTCTGCACCCAGATGCCCGACCCGGCCAA CTGGCTGTCTGCTCTGGAGAGCACCAAGTGGCTGCAGCACCTGTCTCTGCTGCTGAAGGCGGCCCTGCTGGTGGTGAACGCTGTGGACCGCGACCACAGGCCCGTTTTGGTGCACTGCTCTGACGGATGGGACCGCACGCCCCAGATCGCCGCCCTGTCCAAGCTGCTGCTGGACCCATACTACCGCACCATTGAG GGTTTCCAGGTGCTGGTGGAGACTGAGTGGCTGGACTTTGGTCATAAGTTTGCTGACCGCTGTGGCCACGGGGAGAATTCAGAGGATCTGAACGAGCGCTGCCCGGTGTTCCTGCAGTGGCTGGACTGTGTGCACCAGCTGCAAAGGCAGTTCCCATGCTCCTTTGAGTTCAATGAGGCTTTTCTG gttaaAATGGTGCAGCACTCCTACTCCTGTCTGTTTGGCACCTTCCTGTGCAacagtgggaaggagagagaggacaggcgcGTTCGGGAGAGGACTTGCTCCGTGTGGTCACTGCTGCGACCAGCCAACCGCGTCTTGAGGAACATGCTCTACTCCTCCCACTCCGAGACT GTGCTCCACCCTGTGTGTCACGTGCGTAACCTGTTGCTGTGGACGGCAGTCTACCTGCCCAGCTCCTCCCCCACCACCCCCTCTGATGAGTCGTGTGCACCGTATCCTGTGCCAGGTGCCAACACAGAAGACACACCCCTGGGCAG ACGTCCGAAGACCCGTTCCTTCGATAACTTGCCCAGCGCCTGTGAGCTGGGGAGCTCGCTGGCCCCAAACCGGCGCTCCAGTGACCCGAGCCTGAATGAGAAGTGGCAGGACCACCGGCGCTCTCTGGAGCTCAACATTGCTGTGGGGCCCGACGCAGGGGGAGCTCAGGAACAGGATGGGCGGGCTAACGGCCAGCCTGTAGCAGCAGGGCCTCAGGCAGGCATGGACGACTCTGAGCTGGAGGACAGCCCTGAAGGCCAGCAGACTGAGCTGAGAGACGGAGCCTCCAAGGGGTCAgtagcagcaggagaagcgataGAGCTGTCCATTGAGCTAGCTGTGGCAGAGGGACAGATGGAGAACATTCTCCAGGAGGCAACGAAGGAGGAAGCTGGTGCTGAGGCTCAGCGAGAGGTTAACGCTACTGCTGCCGTGGCTCGATCTCCGATCGATGCTAATGGAACAGAGActgagaaagaggtcaaggcaaGTGATGTTGAGACTGATAAACAAGCTAACGCCAATGGGGCTGAGACTACTATAACTAATGGTCATCACCCAGGGAATGGCACAGATGAGCCTGAAGAGGAGTCTGGTGTGTCTCCAGCCAGTCCCCCCCTGCCCACCGATGTGTCCACGGATGTTCCAGAGGAGCAGGAGGCCCTAGAGAGGCAGGAGTCAGAGGAGCTGGTGGAGCAGGTCCTGGAGAACTGTACTGCCCAGGAGGAGCCAGAACACAACCCTACCCCCAGCACAGCCCAGCCAGCCCCCGCTGCCCCTAGAACCTTTACCAATGGCTTTGGAGAGAGGACACCAGAGGAGCCAGAGACAGCTGTGTATCTCCTCCCACTAGAGCCCGAGTCCAGCAGACACCACTCAGAGGCCCTGGTGCAGGCAGACCAGAGGTCTTCCCTCATGGAGAGTTCCACAGAGACTCTGACTGAAGAGGCCTGCAGCAGGCCAGAGGCCCCAGTGCAGGCACCCATCTGCCCAGGCCCCCAGCCCCGCACTGAAGGCAGGAGCCAACTTTCCTGTCTCAGGAGAGTGAACGGGGAGGCAGAGCCAGAGCAGGGGGCATCCAGGACTTTAAATGGAGGACACAAGCGGCCCTCTGTCAGTGCCTTCCAGTCTTTGAGTGCTGAGCCCAGCAGGGAGGGTCTATGTAATGGCGAGAGCTCAGAGGGGGAGCCCTGTGGTGGCCCTCACTGGGCCAAGGTGAATGGGGAGCGGGCCCAACTGAGCCGCCAGGTCTCCCTGgcctcctgcagctccctgaccCTCCATCGCCGGGGCAGCTGCTCCCAGCACCGCTGCCTCCACACCTTACTGGGGCGCCGCGCCGCCACGCCCAGCCCCGAACAGCCGGCCCGCAGTCACCTGGACGACGACGGGCTGACGCTGCACATGGACACCATCCAGCAGCGGCTGAGGCAGATTGAGGCAGGCCACCAGATGGAGGTGGATATGCTGAAGAAGCAGGTGCAGGAGCTGTGGAGCCGCCTGGAGAGCCATCACCACGCAGCGTCCCTCAGGATCAACGGAGACATTGGAGACGAAGTG ACCTCAATGACAGACTCGGAGTGTAACCTGGACGCTAACTGCCTGTCGCGCTGCAGCACGGAGCTCTTCTCCGAGGCTAGCTGGGAGCAGGTGGATAAGAATGACACGGAG GTGACCCGCTGGTACCCGGACCACTTGGCAGCTCAGTGCTACGGGTGTGAGAGTAGGTTCTGGCTCGCCACCAGGAAGCATCACTGCAG tgacaGGGAGCATGTCCAAGAGGCCTG GAACTGTGGGAATGTGTTCTGTGCCAGCTGCTGCGACCAGAAGATCCCTGTGCCAAGCCAGCAGCTGTTTGAGCCCACTCGTGTGTGTAAGACCTGCTATGGCAGCCTCCAGATCAATACAACTCCCAACCCCATGGAGCTGGAGGAACCAATCACAGCCAGCTCCAACTAA
- the LOC139390191 gene encoding phosphatidylinositol-3,5-bisphosphate 3-phosphatase MTMR3-like isoform X7, which translates to MFQLHVTCKDCKVVRCQFSTLEQCQVWLKRLSAAVRPPSLLEDLFSFAFHAWCVGVYAGEKEQQGELCRPGEHVTSWFKNEVERMGFDTQNAWRISDINSKFRLCSSYPQQLLVPAWITDKELENVAAFRSWKRFPAVVFRHQSTGAVIARCGQPEVSWWGWRNADDEHLVQSIAKACAVDGSSRKHLAIGSYTNGTNEINGTNDLVDTDFESSLTNSSEVETLAIQPQKLLILDARSYAAAVANRAKGGGCECPEYYPNCEVVFMGMANIHSIRKSFQSLRFLCTQMPDPANWLSALESTKWLQHLSLLLKAALLVVNAVDRDHRPVLVHCSDGWDRTPQIAALSKLLLDPYYRTIEGFQVLVETEWLDFGHKFADRCGHGENSEDLNERCPVFLQWLDCVHQLQRQFPCSFEFNEAFLVKMVQHSYSCLFGTFLCNSGKEREDRRVRERTCSVWSLLRPANRVLRNMLYSSHSETVLHPVCHVRNLLLWTAVYLPSSSPTTPSDESCAPYPVPGANTEDTPLGRRPKTRSFDNLPSACELGSSLAPNRRSSDPSLNEKWQDHRRSLELNIAVGPDAGGAQEQDGRANGQPVAAGPQAGMDDSELEDSPEGQQTELRDGASKGSVAAGEAIELSIELAVAEGQMENILQEATKEEAGAEAQREVNATAAVARSPIDANGTETEKEVKASDVETDKQANANGAETTITNGHHPGNGTDEPEEESGVSPASPPLPTDVSTDVPEEQEALERQESEELVEQVLENCTAQEEPEHNPTPSTAQPAPAAPRTFTNGFGERTPEEPETAVYLLPLEPESSRHHSEALVQADQRSSLMESSTETLTEEACSRPEAPVQAPICPGPQPRTEGRSQLSCLRRVNGEAEPEQGASRTLNGGHKRPSVSAFQSLSAEPSREGLCNGESSEGEPCGGPHWAKVNGERAQLSRQVSLASCSSLTLHRRGSCSQHRCLHTLLGRRAATPSPEQPARSHLDDDGLTLHMDTIQQRLRQIEAGHQMEVDMLKKQVQELWSRLESHHHAASLRINGDIGDEVTSMTDSECNLDANCLSRCSTELFSEASWEQVDKNDTEVTRWYPDHLAAQCYGCESRFWLATRKHHCSDREHVQEAWNCGNVFCASCCDQKIPVPSQQLFEPTRVCKTCYGSLQINTTPNPMELEEPITASSN; encoded by the exons ATGTTTCAGCTCCATGTCACCTGCAAGGACTGTAAGGTCGTCAG GTGTCAGTTCTCTACATTGGAGCAGTGTCAGGTGTGGCTGAAGCGGCTGAGTGCTGCGGTCCGGCCCCCGTCTCTCCTGGAGGACCTCTTCTCCTTCGCCTTCCATGCCTGGTGTGTGGGCGTGTACGCCGGGGAGAAGGAGCAGCAGGGGGAGCTGTGCAGGCCAG GAGAGCATGTGACCTCCTGGTTCAAGAACGAGGTGGAGAGGATGGGCTTTGACACTCAAAACGCCTGGAGGATATCTGACATCAACAGCAAGTTCAG GCTATGCTCTAGCTATCCGCAGCAGCTCCTGGTGCCAGCCTGGATCACAGACAAGGAGCTGGAGAATGTGGCAGCCTTCCGCTCCTGGAAGAGATTCCCGGCTGTGGTGTTCAG gcACCAGAGCACGGGGGCTGTGATCGCCCGCTGCGGCCAGCCGGAGGTCAGCTGGTGGGGCTGGAGGAATGCAGACGACGAGCACCTGGTCCAGTCCATCGCCAAGGCCTGTGCTGTAGATGGCAGCTCCCGTAAACACCTGGCCATCGGATCCTACACCAACGGAACCAATGAAATCAACGGCACCAATGACCTCGTCGACACAGACTTCG AATCGTCCCTGACGAACAGCTCGGAGGTGGAGACGCTGGCCATCCAGCCACAAAAGCTGTTGATCCTGGATGCCAGGTCCTATGCAGCGGCTGTTGCCAACAGAGCCAAGGGAGGGGGCTGTGAATGCCCAG AGTACTACCCCAACTGTGAGGTGGTGTTCATGGGCATGGCCAACATCCACTCTATCCGCAAGAGTTTCCAGTCCCTGCGCTTCCTCTGCACCCAGATGCCCGACCCGGCCAA CTGGCTGTCTGCTCTGGAGAGCACCAAGTGGCTGCAGCACCTGTCTCTGCTGCTGAAGGCGGCCCTGCTGGTGGTGAACGCTGTGGACCGCGACCACAGGCCCGTTTTGGTGCACTGCTCTGACGGATGGGACCGCACGCCCCAGATCGCCGCCCTGTCCAAGCTGCTGCTGGACCCATACTACCGCACCATTGAG GGTTTCCAGGTGCTGGTGGAGACTGAGTGGCTGGACTTTGGTCATAAGTTTGCTGACCGCTGTGGCCACGGGGAGAATTCAGAGGATCTGAACGAGCGCTGCCCGGTGTTCCTGCAGTGGCTGGACTGTGTGCACCAGCTGCAAAGGCAGTTCCCATGCTCCTTTGAGTTCAATGAGGCTTTTCTG gttaaAATGGTGCAGCACTCCTACTCCTGTCTGTTTGGCACCTTCCTGTGCAacagtgggaaggagagagaggacaggcgcGTTCGGGAGAGGACTTGCTCCGTGTGGTCACTGCTGCGACCAGCCAACCGCGTCTTGAGGAACATGCTCTACTCCTCCCACTCCGAGACT GTGCTCCACCCTGTGTGTCACGTGCGTAACCTGTTGCTGTGGACGGCAGTCTACCTGCCCAGCTCCTCCCCCACCACCCCCTCTGATGAGTCGTGTGCACCGTATCCTGTGCCAGGTGCCAACACAGAAGACACACCCCTGGGCAG ACGTCCGAAGACCCGTTCCTTCGATAACTTGCCCAGCGCCTGTGAGCTGGGGAGCTCGCTGGCCCCAAACCGGCGCTCCAGTGACCCGAGCCTGAATGAGAAGTGGCAGGACCACCGGCGCTCTCTGGAGCTCAACATTGCTGTGGGGCCCGACGCAGGGGGAGCTCAGGAACAGGATGGGCGGGCTAACGGCCAGCCTGTAGCAGCAGGGCCTCAGGCAGGCATGGACGACTCTGAGCTGGAGGACAGCCCTGAAGGCCAGCAGACTGAGCTGAGAGACGGAGCCTCCAAGGGGTCAgtagcagcaggagaagcgataGAGCTGTCCATTGAGCTAGCTGTGGCAGAGGGACAGATGGAGAACATTCTCCAGGAGGCAACGAAGGAGGAAGCTGGTGCTGAGGCTCAGCGAGAGGTTAACGCTACTGCTGCCGTGGCTCGATCTCCGATCGATGCTAATGGAACAGAGActgagaaagaggtcaaggcaaGTGATGTTGAGACTGATAAACAAGCTAACGCCAATGGGGCTGAGACTACTATAACTAATGGTCATCACCCAGGGAATGGCACAGATGAGCCTGAAGAGGAGTCTGGTGTGTCTCCAGCCAGTCCCCCCCTGCCCACCGATGTGTCCACGGATGTTCCAGAGGAGCAGGAGGCCCTAGAGAGGCAGGAGTCAGAGGAGCTGGTGGAGCAGGTCCTGGAGAACTGTACTGCCCAGGAGGAGCCAGAACACAACCCTACCCCCAGCACAGCCCAGCCAGCCCCCGCTGCCCCTAGAACCTTTACCAATGGCTTTGGAGAGAGGACACCAGAGGAGCCAGAGACAGCTGTGTATCTCCTCCCACTAGAGCCCGAGTCCAGCAGACACCACTCAGAGGCCCTGGTGCAGGCAGACCAGAGGTCTTCCCTCATGGAGAGTTCCACAGAGACTCTGACTGAAGAGGCCTGCAGCAGGCCAGAGGCCCCAGTGCAGGCACCCATCTGCCCAGGCCCCCAGCCCCGCACTGAAGGCAGGAGCCAACTTTCCTGTCTCAGGAGAGTGAACGGGGAGGCAGAGCCAGAGCAGGGGGCATCCAGGACTTTAAATGGAGGACACAAGCGGCCCTCTGTCAGTGCCTTCCAGTCTTTGAGTGCTGAGCCCAGCAGGGAGGGTCTATGTAATGGCGAGAGCTCAGAGGGGGAGCCCTGTGGTGGCCCTCACTGGGCCAAGGTGAATGGGGAGCGGGCCCAACTGAGCCGCCAGGTCTCCCTGgcctcctgcagctccctgaccCTCCATCGCCGGGGCAGCTGCTCCCAGCACCGCTGCCTCCACACCTTACTGGGGCGCCGCGCCGCCACGCCCAGCCCCGAACAGCCGGCCCGCAGTCACCTGGACGACGACGGGCTGACGCTGCACATGGACACCATCCAGCAGCGGCTGAGGCAGATTGAGGCAGGCCACCAGATGGAGGTGGATATGCTGAAGAAGCAGGTGCAGGAGCTGTGGAGCCGCCTGGAGAGCCATCACCACGCAGCGTCCCTCAGGATCAACGGAGACATTGGAGACGAAGTG ACCTCAATGACAGACTCGGAGTGTAACCTGGACGCTAACTGCCTGTCGCGCTGCAGCACGGAGCTCTTCTCCGAGGCTAGCTGGGAGCAGGTGGATAAGAATGACACGGAG GTGACCCGCTGGTACCCGGACCACTTGGCAGCTCAGTGCTACGGGTGTGAGAGTAGGTTCTGGCTCGCCACCAGGAAGCATCACTGCAG tgacaGGGAGCATGTCCAAGAGGCCTG GAACTGTGGGAATGTGTTCTGTGCCAGCTGCTGCGACCAGAAGATCCCTGTGCCAAGCCAGCAGCTGTTTGAGCCCACTCGTGTGTGTAAGACCTGCTATGGCAGCCTCCAGATCAATACAACTCCCAACCCCATGGAGCTGGAGGAACCAATCACAGCCAGCTCCAACTAA